From a region of the Triticum aestivum cultivar Chinese Spring chromosome 7D, IWGSC CS RefSeq v2.1, whole genome shotgun sequence genome:
- the LOC123165338 gene encoding eukaryotic translation initiation factor 2D has translation MFKKNVDAKALQRLSGADKKKLRRTAKQRFPQASDDDLDAILPPKVEITVAKYPSRTLVYGIEGELPMLFDIDGRGHELFPTVYALWKVPYLLPAFTLKGGEVSHFILGGADLMFPGISVPPEGLPSFQAGQPWSVKVPGNPAPIAVGTTTMSNTEALKAGLRGKALRIAHYYKDLLWASADGRYVPNEGFYDDMVIEDPNFASASQHIDSSEDPSEGKQDKAAVDVSECLTEDHAINSETIENVTAGVSELNLPQEKTTEEQTEEKEHQHLSTEEIDSLLDICLLQALHTNVKDKDLPMPGSILWSNHILPCRPPGVTLDIKKSSHKKLSKWLQSKSSSGLISVKEDKHKKEVMLIGISRKHPDYTAFKHHKRVQEAVEQHDNIVADGSSAKQLEVDEIYKPSSHVNPIFLAVDADTGKYYSASEAFDVVFRYVEKENLVKQTDKAKVILGATLCDALYKGAVKKGSAYPSEIHKKDLGSTFVNRMQIHHRVARGNEVVIRKGAIRTVQIMTERRQGNKKMTRVSGLECFLLDADSLASELQKKFACSTTTAELPGKKGQHEVLIQGGVIENLAKHLVDHHGVPKRYIEVYDKTKK, from the exons ATGTTCAAGAAGAATGTTGATGCAAAAGCTCTACAACGTTTGTCAGGTGCTGACAAAAAGAAGCTGAGAAGAACCGCCAAGCAAAGGTTTCCGCAAGCATCTGATGATGATCTAGATGCCATTCTTCCTCCAAAG GTTGAGATAACAGTCGCTAAGTACCCAAGCCGGACTCTTGTTTATGGCATAGAGGGCGAACTGCCAATGCTATTCGACATTGATGGAAGAGGCCATGAGCTGTTTCCAACAG TTTATGCACTCTGGAAGGTTCCTTATCTGTTGCCAGCTTTTACACTTAAGGGTGGTGAAGTTTCACACTTCATTCTTGGTGGCGCCGATCTTATGTTTCCTGGTATCAGCGTACCTCCAGAAGGATTACCTTCTTTCCAAGCTGGCCAGCCATGGTCAGTTAAAGTCCCTGGTAACCCTGCTCCAATTGCT GTTGGGACCACAACTATGAGCAATACTGAAGCACTAAAGGCAGGATTACGTGGCAAGGCTTTGCGGATTGCACATTACTATAAAGATTTGTTATG GGCTTCTGCTGATGGTCGTTATGTTCCAAATGAAGGATTTTATGATGACATGGTTATTGAAGATCCTAATTTTGCTTCCGCTTCTCAACATATTGACTCTTCCGAAGATCCTTCAGAAGGAAAGCAAGACAAAGCAGCTGTTGATGTCTCGGAGTGTCTTACTGAAGATCATGCCATTAACAGTGAAACCATAGAGAATGTAACAGCTGGCGTGAGCGAGCTAAATTTGCCTCAGGAGAAAACCACCGAGGAACAGACCGAGGAGAAGGAACATCAACATTTGTCtactgaagaaattgactctcTCTTGGACATATGCCTTCTGCAAGCATTACACACGAACGTAAAAGACAAAGACCTCCCCATGCCAGGAAGTATATTGTG GTCAAATCACATTCTCCCATGCAGACCTCCAGGTGTTACCCTTGATATTAAGAAGTCATCACATAAAAAACTATCCAAGTGGTTGCAGTCAAAATCTTCTTCTGGCCTT ATCTCAGTGAAAGAGGACAAGCATAAAAAGGAAGTCATGTTGATAGGTATCAGTCGCAAACATCCAGACTACACGGCCTTCAAACATCATAAGAGGGTACAGGAGGCAGTTGAACAGCATGATAACATTGTTGCCGATGGCAGCAGTGCAAAGCAACTGGAAGTGGATGAAATTTATAAGCCAAGTTCGCATGTCAACCCCATATTTTTGGCTGTTGACGCTGACACAGGGAAGTATTACAGTGCATCAGAGGCGTTTGATGTGGTTTTCAG GTATGTGGAGAAGGAAAATTTGGTCAAGCAAACAGACAAGGCCAAAGTAATTCTGGGCGCTACATTATGTGATGCTCTGTACAAAGGGGCTGTGAAGAAGGGTTCAGCATACCCAAGTGAGATCCACAAGAAGGATTTAGGGTCAACATTTGTTAACCGTATGCAAATTCATCATAGAGTAGCTAGAGGAAATGAGGTGGTCATTCGCAAGGGCGCCATACGCACTGTTCAAATCATGACAGAAAGAAGGCAAGGGAACAAGAAGATGACCCGAGTCTCTGGATTGGAATGCTTTTTGCTGGATGCTGACTCCTTGGCTTCTGAACTACAAAAGAAATTTGCTTGCAGCACCACCACAGCTGAGCTTCCAG GTAAAAAGGGGCAACATGAGGTCTTGATTCAAGGCGGAGTCATTGAAAACCTGGCAAAGCACCTCGTTGACCATCACGGTGTTCCGAAGAGATATATTGAGGTTTATGACAAAACAAAGAAGTAG